ATAAATATAAAAATCGATCAACTCCAACAGGATATCGACGCTTTACGTCAGGAAATTCAGATAGCGAAAGAAGCGGCAGAAAAAGTTAACACACGGCTGGATGATGAAGGGAGATGGCCTGACGGAATTTGGGCGCACCCGCCACGGTGGTAATACTCCACTAAACGTCAATCAACTATTAACCATAACAATAAAAGACAGGGAGAAATAAATAATGAAAAAGACTTTCAGCGTGGGAACACTAATTCTGATAACCGGCTTATTAAGCGGGTGCGTCAATGAGCAAAAGGTCAATCAACTGGCGAGCAATGTTCAAACATTAAATGCCAAAATCACCCGACTTGAGCAGGATATGAAAGCATTACGCCCGCAAATCTATGCGGCAAAATCTGAAGCTAACAGAGCCAATACGCGTCTTGATGCGCAGGACTATTTTGATTGCCTGCGCTGCTTGCGTATGTATGCAGAATGATAAAAAATCCCCGGCAGCATTCTGTTACCGGGGATTTTTTTTAACGTCCGACCGCTGCTTTAGGGCGTTTCTTCGCGCCAGCATTCACCGGACGAGATTGCGTAGACGACGCTTTTTTTGCCGTAGCAGGCGTCTGACGCTGGGTCGCCATCGGCGTATGTTTGGTCAACGCCGGACGGGTATTGCGGTTCTGACGGCGAGCTTCGCGCATCTCTTCAATGGTTGGCGCAGGCACTAAGCAATCGCGACGGCTGCCAATCAGATGCTTTTTACCCATTGCTTCCAGCGCCTGACGGATTAACGGCCAGTTTGCCGGATCGTGGTAACGCAACAACGCTTTATGCAAACGACGCTGTTTGTCGCCCTTCGGTACGAAGACGTCTTCACTCTTATAACCAATCTTCGCCAGCGGGTTTTTCCCGGTGTAATACATGGTGGTCGAATTAGCCAGCGGTGACGGATAGAAGTTCTGTACCTGGTCGAGGCGGAAGCGATGCTTTTTCAGCCACAGCGCCAGATTCACCATATCTTCATCACGCGTACCAGGGTGCGCAGAGATGAAATATGGGATCAGATACTGCTCTTTACCTGCCTGTTTGGAATAGGTATCGAACAGCTCTTTAAAGCGATCATAGCTCCCCATGCCCGGCTTCATCATCTTCGACAACGGCCCTTCTTCGGTATGTTCCGGGGCAATCTTCAGATAACCGCCGACGTGATGGGTCGCCAGCTCTTTGATATAGCGCGGGTCTTCCACGGCAATGTCGTAACGCACGCCGGAAGCGATCAGGATCTTCTTGATACCTTTCAGATCGCGAGCACGGCGATAGAGATTGATGGTCGGTTCGTGGTTAGTGTCCATATGCGGACAAATATCCGGATAAACGCACGACAAACGACGGCAGGTTTGCTCGGCGCGTGGCGATTTGCAGCGCAACATATACATGTTGGCAGTTGGACCGCCGAGATCGGAAATCACGCCCGTAAAACCAGGAACTGTGTCACGGATCGCTTCGATCTCATTGATGATCGAATCTTCCGAACGGCTCTGAATAATGCGCCCTTCATGCTCGGTAATAGAACAGAAAGAGCAGCCGCCAAAGCAGCCACGCATAATGTTGACCGAGAAACGGATCATTTCGTAAGCCGGAATACGGGCATTACCGTAAGCCGGATGCGGCACGCGCTTATACGGCAGCGCAAAGACGCTGTCCATCTCTTCGGTAGAAAGCGGAATAGCAGGCGGGTTGATCCACACATAGCGGTCGCCATGTTTTTGCATCAACGCACGGGCGCAGCCTGGGTTGGTTTCGTGGTGCAGAATACGCGAAGCATGAGCGTACAGCACTTTGTCGCCCTTCACTTTCTCGAATGAAGGCAACAACACGTAGGTTTTTTCCCACGGTTTCGGGCGCGGCGGCTGCACGGTAACGGCTTTGGCTTCTTGTTTTTTCGGCGCCACCGGTTTGTTATCAGCGCACGGCAAATCTTCACCATACGGATGCGGAATTGGGTCGATTTTCCCCGGGGTATCGAGACGAGTGGAATCCACACCGCTCCAGCCAGGCAGTGCTTCTTTCACGATAATCGCGGTATTACGCACATCGCGGATTTCACTAATCGGCTCGCCCATCGCCAGACGATGCGCCACTTCCACCAGCGGACGCTCACCGTTACCGAACATCAGCATGTCGGCCTTGGAATCCACCAGCACCGAACGGCGCACGGTATCAGACCAGTAATCATAATGCGCGGTACGGCGCAGGCTGGCTTCAATACCACCAAGGATCACCGGCACATCTTTCCACGCCTCTTTACAACGCTGGGTATAAACCAGTGTGGCGCGATCCGGGCGCTTACCCGCGACGTTATCCGGCGTGTAGGCATCGTCATGACGTAAACGGCGATCGGCGGTATAGCGGTTGATCATCGAGTCCATATTGCCAGCTGTAACGCCGAAAAACAGATTCGGTTTACCCAGACGCATAAAATCGTCTTTGCTGCTCCAGTCCGGCTGGGCGATGATCCCGACGCGAAAGCCCTGCGCTTCCAGCATACGACCGCAAATCGCCATCCCGAAGCTTGGGTGATCGACATACGCGTCGCCAGTAACCAAAATGATGTCGCAGCTATCCCAGCCAAGTTGATCCATCTCTTCACGAGACATTGGCAAAAACGGTGCCGGTCCAAAACAGGCGGCCCAGTACTGCGGCCAGGAGAACAGGTCGCGATCCGGTTGGATCAGGGAGATAGAGCTCATTTTGCTTCCAGAAATGGTAAAAAAATAATCAAAGGCCGAGGATTATAAGCCGGAACGAAAGAGAAATCGAAAGGTATTCCATACTCGCCCTCCTCGGGCGAGTATGAAGATTACGGTATCGGATTGACCAACAGCTGCCCTATCGAGCCGCGATCGGCCATTTCCAGCGTCTGGCTATTAAAGTAGAACGGGAAGTGCGCCCAGGAAGGCTGACCGAAATAGACAAGCAGCTCCACTTGTCCGTCAACCCAAACGGTATCTTTCCAGCCTCTGTCTTCCGGGAACGGCATTGCGCCGTTAACGTTGCGGATCTGGAACATCACGCCTTCAATATGGAACGCTTGCGGCTCGTCCGCGCGTACCGTCCAGCGCTCCCACGTTCCTTGCTGCGCGGTGACATCAATACGGTTGACGTCCCACAACTTCCCATTGATACCAGGATCGTCACCCAGGCTAATATCACGACTACGAATCGGTGAACCGGCCATAATTTCAGTCGGCAACAGGCGCATCGGCAGGCTGTCAGTGACCAGTGGCAGTAGCCCAGTTGGGCGCAGCGTTAGCACCAGCGTAGAAACCAGAATGCTGGATGGCTCAAAGAAGCCACGAATACGATCAACAATACTCGCCGCTTCGCCACAGGTGATAGACACTTCATCACCGTTGCTCATATCCACCAGAATCTCACGACGCTCGCCCGGTGCCAGCGAAAGTTGTTTTACCGATACTGGCGCAGGCAGGAATCCCTGATCGCCTGAAATCACATGCAATGGACGTCCGTCACTCATCTGTAGTTGATAGCGACGAGAGTTCGACGCGTTCAGCAGTCGCAAGCGCACCCAGCCACGCGAGACTTCAACGTACGGGCTTTGTACACCGTTAACCAGCAGCGTATCACCAACAAAGCCGCCGCTTCCTGGTTCGTTATATTCTGGTGTGCCAAAGTTATCCAGGCGTTTATCCTGAATAATGACCGGAAAATCATCGACACCATAATGGTTGGGGATAGGCAGCGACTTGCTGACTTCATCTTCCACCAGCCACATCCCGGCAAGGCCGTTATAGACCTGCTGAGCCGTGCGGTTGGGGGTATTGGCGTGATACCACAGAGTAGCTGCGTTCTGGCGAATGGGGAGTACGGGGGCCCAGTCAGCATTAGGCGACATCATCCGTGCCGGACCGCCCATCAGTGGGCCTGGCACTTGTAGCCCGGCCACCGTCATTGAGACATTTTCTGTCAGGCGGTTGCTGTAAATAAGCTTAACATCGTCGCCCTTCCAGACGCGGATAGTCGGCCCCAGGTAACGGCCATTGATTCCCCAGACCGACGCACGTGTCCCAGGCGTAAATGACCAGTGCGCACGTTGTACAGTCATAAACAGCGGTTGCCCACGGCGAGATTCAAGCAGCGGCGGAACGGGTAGCGGTTGCTGTTGCCCGGCTGCTCTGGCCTTCAGGGGAACAGCGCCTGCACAAAGTGCAATCCCCGATGCCTGAATGAACTGACGCCGACTGAGTGACATATTTGCTCCATGTAAAACTGGCTAAAGTAATACCGTGCAGGAAAGTGTTCCCGCAAAAATACAGATTGCCGACTTAAACTTTTCCGGCGGCTTCGCGTTCTGCGACTTCTTTATCGAGCTCGGCGATTTTTTGTTCCATTATCGAACGACAATGGGCCGCCAGCTCGCGAACCTGATCTTTACCATATTGACTGACATCAATTGGCGGCAGCATTTCGACAATCACCAGACCGTTGTGTAGCCGGTTAAGATTAATCTTATTCGAAGTTGTGGAAACACACACGGGAATAATCGGCACACCTGCTGCAATTGCCGCGTGAAATGCCCCGGTCTTGAACGGTAGCAGGCCGCGACCACGACTGCGGGTACCTTCCGGGAACATCCAGATGGAAATACGGCGTTTTTTGAAGTGATTCACCACTTCCGCAATAGTGCCGTGTGCCTTAGTACGGTTGTTTCTGTCGATCAATAAGTTACCGGTTAACCAGTACAACTGCCCAAAGAAGGGGATCCACAGCAAACTCTTTTTACCTACAGTGACTGTCGGCGGCTGCACGATGTTTGATGCCGTCACCATGTCATAGTTGTTCTGATGGTTAGCAATATAGATAGCATTACCGTAGCTTTCGGCATCAGCAGGTTTGCGACATTCGACCTTCAGGCCGTACAGCGGCGCAAGACGACCAAACATATGCCCGAAGGTAGCCACATGCTTCGGATTACGCGGGCTGAAAAGGCAGTAAATGGAGCCGAATACACAGACTAAGATGCTGTAAATAACGGTAATAATAAGACGAAAGATATATAGCATAACACCCTCTGAAGATCTGAGAGACTGGCATTGTACGTCACCTGAAATCAGGTTAGGGCATTGTTAAAAGCCGCTCTCTGGAAAAACGTATTGTTAATCGCAACGCATGAATAAACAACGGTTTCAAGGGAATTTTTATTGTTTATACAGACTAAATGCGGCACCGGATGACGACTTCAACGTTTCATCCGGTTCACCTTTTTGACAGGAGATGGACGGCCCTCTCCTGCATTTTACTCTTCGCTGTCAGCGCGTCGCGGAGCGTCAATCTCGACACGGTCGATACGCTGTAAACCACGCATCAAGGTGCCGCGACGGCCACGCTCACCGGTCACTTTCAGCAACTCTTCCGGGCGCAGTTTGATTTTGCGTTTCCCGACATGAATCGTCAGCGTACTTTGTGGGGGCAGGACATACAGATGTGCAAGCCCATCCTCGCCACGAGCAGCTTCTGCCGACGGGATGTTAATGATCTTGTTGCCTTTACCCTTCGACAGTTGCGGGAGCTCACTGACCGGGAACATCAGCATACGTCCAGCCAGAGTAATCGCCAGCAACATATCGGAAGGATCCTGAATCACCACTGGAGGCATAACATGCGCGTTTTCTGGCAGAGTAATCAGTGCCTTACCTGCACGGTTACGCGCCACCAGATCGTTAAAGGTACAGACGAATCCGTAACCTGCATCGGAAGCCATCAACAGTTTCTGATCGTCGCTTTCCATTAGCATGTGATCAACGGTAGCGCCTGGCGGCAACGTCAGTTTACCGGTGAGCGGTTCGCCCTGACCACGCGCTGAAGGCAGCGTAATGGGGTCGATGGCGTAGCTGCGTCCGGTAGAGTCTACAAACACCACAGGCTGGTTACTCTTGCCTTTCACCGCAGCTTTGAAACTATCACCTGCTTTGTAGTTCAGACCTGGGGCGTCGATATCATGACCTTTGGCACTACGCACCCAGCCCATCTGCGACAACACAATGGTAACCGGCTCAGACGGCAACATGTCGTGCTCGCTCATCGCTTTCGCTTCTTCGCGTTCCTGCAGCGGCGAACGGCGATCGTCGCCATACGCTTGTGCGTCAGCCTGTAGCTCTTTCTTCAGCAGATTATTCATTTTGCGCTCGGAAGCCAGAATGCCCTGCAACTGATCGCGCTCTTTTTCCAGCTCGTTCTGCTCACCGCGAATCTTCATCTCTTCCAGTTTGGCGAGGTGACGCAGTTTCAGTTCGAGGATGGCTTCGGCCTGGGTTTCCGAGAGGTCAAAACGCGACATCAGCGCCGGTTTCGGTTCATCTTCATTACGAATGATCTCAATCACATCATCGATGTTGAGAAACGCCTTCAGCAAACCTTCCAGGATATGCAAGCGCTTGAGGACTTTCTCCAGACGATAGTTCAGACGGCGGCGTACGGTATCACGACGGAACACCAGCCATTCAGAGAGGATTTCCCGCAGGTTTTTCACCGCCGGACGCCCATCCAGACCGATCATATTGAGGTTAATACGATAGCTCTTTTCCAGATCGGTGGTGGCGAAGAGGTGATTCATCACCTGCTCCATATCCACGCGGTTGGAACGCGGCACGATCACCAGACGGGTCGGGTTCTCGTGGTCAGATTCATCGCGCAGATCGTCAACCATCGGCAGCTTCTTGTTGCGCATTTGCGCAGCAATCTGCTCCAGCACGCGCGCGCCAGAAACCTGATGCGGTAGTGCGCTGATAACCACCGCGCCATCTTCTTTCTTCCACACCGCGCGCATCCGCACAGAACCGCGACCGTTCTCGTAGATTTTGCGGATCTCCGCTCGGGAGGTAATGATTTCCGCTTCGGTCGGGTAGTCCGGCCCCTGCACGATATCCAGTAACTGGTCGAGCGTGGTATTGGGCTGCTCAATTAAGGCGATTGCCGCCTGCGCGACTTCACGCAGGTTGTGCGGCGGAATATCCGTCGCCATGCCGACGGCAATGCCGGTGGTGCCGTTAAGTAAAATATTCGGCAAGCGGGCGGGGAGCATTTTCGGCTCTTGCAACGTGCCATCGAAGTTTGGCACCCAATCCGCCGTTCCTTGCCCCAGTTCACTTAATAAAAGCTCGGAATATTTCGACAGGCGGGATTCGGTGTAACGCATTGCTGCGAACGATTTCGGATCGTCCGGCGCCCCCCAGTTCCCCTGCCCGTCCACCAGCGGATAACGGTAAGAGAATGGCTGCGCCATCAGCACCATCGCTTCATAACAGGCGCTGTCGCCATGCGGATGGTATTTACCCAGTACGTCACCGACAGTACGAGCCGACTTTTTAAATTTGGCGGTAGCATTCAGGCCCAGTTCTGACATCGCATACACAATGCGGCGTTGAACGGGTTTCAGACCATCACCAATAAACGGCAACGCACGGTCCATGATCACGTACATGGAGTAGTTTAAGTAGGCGTTCTCCGTAAACTCATGCAGCGCAAGGCGCTCTGCCATATCGCTCATTAATTCTGATTCCTCAACTTATTCGCCAGCCTTCAAAGGGGCAATATTGCTGGAGATACTACATTATCTGCCGCGTCGAGTCACAGGAGATCAGCGTCATTAGCGCCGCCGGACGTGCTCCGGCGGCGATAAAGGCATCAATGTGCCTTGATATACAACTCTTTGCTGTAGACATAATCCTGAGGATTATGCAGCGGGAAACCGCCAACGTAGGGTTTAAGCAGTTTGATCAGCGGTTGATAGTAGATGGGGATGAGCGGAGCCTGCTGGTTGATAATGGCCTCGGCCTGTTGATACAGCATGTTACGTTTCCCCGCATCAGTGGTTTGCGCCGCCTGATTCAATATCGCGTCATACTGCGTGTTTTTCCAGTGACCGACGTTCTCTTCACTATCGCTTTTAAGCGTGTTCAGGAAGGTGGAAGCATCATTATACGTCGCATCCCACGACTGCCGCGACAACATGAAATCACCGCTACGCCGGGCATCAAGATACGTTTTCCACTCCATCGTGCGCAGCGTCACCTGTGCGCCAAGCCATTTTTTCCATTCGGAAGACAAGGCTATCGCCGTTTTCTCATGCAGATCGTATTTGTTGTAGAACAGTTCAAAGCGTAGCGGGTGAGAGGCGTCGTATCCCGCCTGTTTCAGCAATGCTTTTGCCGTCGCCACGCGCTCACTCATTGGCTGTTGCAGTTCATTGAACGTCGGCGCGCTAAAGCCTTCAACTTCTGGCGGCGTCAATGTTGTTGCAGGCGTTCGTAGCCCAAGTATCTTTTGCGCGATTAACGGCCTGTCGACCGTAAGATACAACGCCCGCCGCACACGGGCGTCGTCAAACGGCGGTTTCCGGGTGTTGAAGTTGTAATATTCGCTGTTCAGACGCGGGATAATCTGCAACTCGCCTGGCAACGATTTTTCGATAGCAGGAATTTGCTGCGCCGGAACCCAGGTCAGATCGACCTCTCCCGCGCGATAGCGGTTATAGCCAGTGACCGAATTATCCAGCGCCAGATACTCGACCTGCTGCAAAACTGTATGCCCTGCATCGCGGTACTTAGAATTTTTGCGAGCAGTAATCTTTTCGTTAACCACCCATTTATCAAGCACAAAGGCACCGTTGTAAACCATATGCTCTGGCTTACTCCAGCTATCGCCATATTTCGCTATCACATGATGTGGAACAGGAAACAACGTCGGCCAGGCGAGCATCGTCGTGAACCAGGGAACGGGCTGCTCAAGCGTGACTTCAAGAGTGCGGTCATCCGTCGCTTTCACGCCTAACGATGAGGCATCAGCTTTTCCCGCCACAATAGCCGCAGCATTTTTTATATGCGCCTGCGCCAGATAACCAGCAAAAGGACTTGCTGTTTTGGGGTCAACCGCGCGCTGCCAGCCGAGGACAAAATCCTGTGCCGTCAGAGGCTGTCCATCAGACCACTGTAAGCCGTTACATAAATGGAAAACATAGCGTTTGCCGCCATCTGACACTTCCCAGGACTCGGCCTGAGCGGGTTGCACTTTGCCTTCGCCGTCTATCCATACCAGACCTTCAAACAGATCCAGCACAATCTGCGCGGCAGTATTCTCCTCAACCTTTTGCGGGTCGAGTGTGCCTGGATCGCTATGATTGTTGTAACGAA
The DNA window shown above is from Escherichia sp. E4742 and carries:
- the ftsP gene encoding cell division protein FtsP; the protein is MSLSRRQFIQASGIALCAGAVPLKARAAGQQQPLPVPPLLESRRGQPLFMTVQRAHWSFTPGTRASVWGINGRYLGPTIRVWKGDDVKLIYSNRLTENVSMTVAGLQVPGPLMGGPARMMSPNADWAPVLPIRQNAATLWYHANTPNRTAQQVYNGLAGMWLVEDEVSKSLPIPNHYGVDDFPVIIQDKRLDNFGTPEYNEPGSGGFVGDTLLVNGVQSPYVEVSRGWVRLRLLNASNSRRYQLQMSDGRPLHVISGDQGFLPAPVSVKQLSLAPGERREILVDMSNGDEVSITCGEAASIVDRIRGFFEPSSILVSTLVLTLRPTGLLPLVTDSLPMRLLPTEIMAGSPIRSRDISLGDDPGINGKLWDVNRIDVTAQQGTWERWTVRADEPQAFHIEGVMFQIRNVNGAMPFPEDRGWKDTVWVDGQVELLVYFGQPSWAHFPFYFNSQTLEMADRGSIGQLLVNPIP
- the plsC gene encoding 1-acylglycerol-3-phosphate O-acyltransferase: MLYIFRLIITVIYSILVCVFGSIYCLFSPRNPKHVATFGHMFGRLAPLYGLKVECRKPADAESYGNAIYIANHQNNYDMVTASNIVQPPTVTVGKKSLLWIPFFGQLYWLTGNLLIDRNNRTKAHGTIAEVVNHFKKRRISIWMFPEGTRSRGRGLLPFKTGAFHAAIAAGVPIIPVCVSTTSNKINLNRLHNGLVIVEMLPPIDVSQYGKDQVRELAAHCRSIMEQKIAELDKEVAEREAAGKV
- a CDS encoding ABC transporter substrate-binding protein codes for the protein MYTRNLLWLVSLVSATPLYAADVPANTPLSSQQVFRYNNHSDPGTLDPQKVEENTAAQIVLDLFEGLVWIDGEGKVQPAQAESWEVSDGGKRYVFHLCNGLQWSDGQPLTAQDFVLGWQRAVDPKTASPFAGYLAQAHIKNAAAIVAGKADASSLGVKATDDRTLEVTLEQPVPWFTTMLAWPTLFPVPHHVIAKYGDSWSKPEHMVYNGAFVLDKWVVNEKITARKNSKYRDAGHTVLQQVEYLALDNSVTGYNRYRAGEVDLTWVPAQQIPAIEKSLPGELQIIPRLNSEYYNFNTRKPPFDDARVRRALYLTVDRPLIAQKILGLRTPATTLTPPEVEGFSAPTFNELQQPMSERVATAKALLKQAGYDASHPLRFELFYNKYDLHEKTAIALSSEWKKWLGAQVTLRTMEWKTYLDARRSGDFMLSRQSWDATYNDASTFLNTLKSDSEENVGHWKNTQYDAILNQAAQTTDAGKRNMLYQQAEAIINQQAPLIPIYYQPLIKLLKPYVGGFPLHNPQDYVYSKELYIKAH
- a CDS encoding YgiQ family radical SAM protein — protein: MSSISLIQPDRDLFSWPQYWAACFGPAPFLPMSREEMDQLGWDSCDIILVTGDAYVDHPSFGMAICGRMLEAQGFRVGIIAQPDWSSKDDFMRLGKPNLFFGVTAGNMDSMINRYTADRRLRHDDAYTPDNVAGKRPDRATLVYTQRCKEAWKDVPVILGGIEASLRRTAHYDYWSDTVRRSVLVDSKADMLMFGNGERPLVEVAHRLAMGEPISEIRDVRNTAIIVKEALPGWSGVDSTRLDTPGKIDPIPHPYGEDLPCADNKPVAPKKQEAKAVTVQPPRPKPWEKTYVLLPSFEKVKGDKVLYAHASRILHHETNPGCARALMQKHGDRYVWINPPAIPLSTEEMDSVFALPYKRVPHPAYGNARIPAYEMIRFSVNIMRGCFGGCSFCSITEHEGRIIQSRSEDSIINEIEAIRDTVPGFTGVISDLGGPTANMYMLRCKSPRAEQTCRRLSCVYPDICPHMDTNHEPTINLYRRARDLKGIKKILIASGVRYDIAVEDPRYIKELATHHVGGYLKIAPEHTEEGPLSKMMKPGMGSYDRFKELFDTYSKQAGKEQYLIPYFISAHPGTRDEDMVNLALWLKKHRFRLDQVQNFYPSPLANSTTMYYTGKNPLAKIGYKSEDVFVPKGDKQRRLHKALLRYHDPANWPLIRQALEAMGKKHLIGSRRDCLVPAPTIEEMREARRQNRNTRPALTKHTPMATQRQTPATAKKASSTQSRPVNAGAKKRPKAAVGR
- the yqhH gene encoding lipoprotein YqhH gives rise to the protein MKKTFSVGTLILITGLLSGCVNEQKVNQLASNVQTLNAKITRLEQDMKALRPQIYAAKSEANRANTRLDAQDYFDCLRCLRMYAE
- the parC gene encoding DNA topoisomerase IV subunit A; the protein is MSDMAERLALHEFTENAYLNYSMYVIMDRALPFIGDGLKPVQRRIVYAMSELGLNATAKFKKSARTVGDVLGKYHPHGDSACYEAMVLMAQPFSYRYPLVDGQGNWGAPDDPKSFAAMRYTESRLSKYSELLLSELGQGTADWVPNFDGTLQEPKMLPARLPNILLNGTTGIAVGMATDIPPHNLREVAQAAIALIEQPNTTLDQLLDIVQGPDYPTEAEIITSRAEIRKIYENGRGSVRMRAVWKKEDGAVVISALPHQVSGARVLEQIAAQMRNKKLPMVDDLRDESDHENPTRLVIVPRSNRVDMEQVMNHLFATTDLEKSYRINLNMIGLDGRPAVKNLREILSEWLVFRRDTVRRRLNYRLEKVLKRLHILEGLLKAFLNIDDVIEIIRNEDEPKPALMSRFDLSETQAEAILELKLRHLAKLEEMKIRGEQNELEKERDQLQGILASERKMNNLLKKELQADAQAYGDDRRSPLQEREEAKAMSEHDMLPSEPVTIVLSQMGWVRSAKGHDIDAPGLNYKAGDSFKAAVKGKSNQPVVFVDSTGRSYAIDPITLPSARGQGEPLTGKLTLPPGATVDHMLMESDDQKLLMASDAGYGFVCTFNDLVARNRAGKALITLPENAHVMPPVVIQDPSDMLLAITLAGRMLMFPVSELPQLSKGKGNKIINIPSAEAARGEDGLAHLYVLPPQSTLTIHVGKRKIKLRPEELLKVTGERGRRGTLMRGLQRIDRVEIDAPRRADSEE